The Rutidosis leptorrhynchoides isolate AG116_Rl617_1_P2 unplaced genomic scaffold, CSIRO_AGI_Rlap_v1 contig602, whole genome shotgun sequence genome has a window encoding:
- the LOC139884795 gene encoding uncharacterized protein: MGFVVQGNGTFGLNKKEYFDAQRVVCIEAFYIVVFLCELRLCCACCPMRMLFLSESIHGCLQYGANNSNLEAQSVNRNYVQRDKSLVEVTPFSKAAEYPGLCVTSSTSTSSCPYRFELEKDVQRLQLQLREEMELHAILQNAIEKNAMKLSSPSCLPHHAGELLSNISVLEVTISRLEQEMVSLHFQLSQERNERRLVEYRLKHSSSLRCSQHPERKHETTFDNACRERRDQPAESSGDSFPESVMEFAVDSAERLHEKIMYEGGDSKCYQTVEFKKLPRGMASKGLWDNPNQLSEEMVRCMKSIFMSLADSAVPSKSSVPESHSSLSVSPRGHLSSSSWWSSSERLMISSWVQSPQVDVQNNSDVLATENTFDPYRVRGKLSWEDIGTYGLAMEVSWMSVGKQQIDYASGALRRFRSLVEQLAKVNPIHLSCNEKLAFWINLYNALIMHAYLAYGVPKSDLKLFSLMQKAAYTVGGNSFSAAAIEYVILKMKPPMHRPQIALLLALQKLKVLDEQRKSGIDTCEPLVAFALSSGMYSSPAVRIYTAKNIREELLEAQRDFIRASVGVSSKGKLLVPKMLHCYAKGFVDDSNLAVWISHYLPANQAAFVEQCISTRRRQSLLGSRNCGILTFDTHFRFLFLPEKMSLP, translated from the exons ATGG GTTTTGTTGTTCAGGGAAATGGTACTTTTGGTTTGAATAAAAAGGAGTATTTTGATGCTCAGAGAGTTGTCTGCATTGAAGCCTTTTATATTGTTGTATTCTTGTGTGAACTTAGGTTGTGTTGTGCTTGTTGTCCTATGAGAATGTTGTTCTT AAGTGAATCTATCCATGGATGCTTGCAGTATGGAGCGAATAACTCTAATTTAGAAGCCCAATCAGTAAACAGAAATTATGTGCAGAGAGATAAATCATTAGTAGAG GTGACTCCTTTTAGTAAAGCTGCAGAATATCCTGGGCTCTGTGTTACAAGCAGTACTAGTACTAGTTCATGTCCATACAGATTTGAACTTGAGAAAGAT GTGCAGAGATTACAACTACAGCTGAGAGAAGAAATGGAACTACATGCTATTCTACAAAATGCTATAGAGAAAAATGCCATGAAATTGTCTAGTCCATCTTGCCTCCCACACCAT GCAGGGGAACTTCTGTCTAATATTTCAGTACTGGAGGTTACAATTTCAAGACTTGAGCAAGAGATGGTTTCTTTGCATTTCCAGCTCAGTCAAGAAAGAAACGAACGGAGGTTAGTTGAATATCGTTTGAAGCATTCTTCATCTCTAAGATGTTCACAACACCCTGAGCGTAAACATGAAACCACCTTTGATAATGCATGCCGAGAGCGAAGAGATCAACCAGCAGAAAGTAGTGGTGACTCTTTTCCAGAGTCGGTGATGGAG TTTGCAGTTGATTCAGCTGAACGTCTGCATGAGAAGATAATGTACGAGGGGGGAGACTCCAAATGCTACCAAACTGTTGAGTTCAAGAAGCTTCCTAGAGGAATGGCCTCAAAAGGGTTATGGGATAATCCTAATCAACTATCTGAAGAGATGGTAAGATGCATGAAAAGTATTTTCATGTCACTTGCAGATTCTGCAGTTCCATCCAAATCATCTGTCCCGGAGAGCCATAGCTCGTTGTCCGTGTCGCCCCGAGGCCATCTTTCTAGTTCCTCATGGTGGTCATCATCAGAACGCTTGATGATTTCGTCATGGGTGCAGAGCCCACAAGTCGACGTACAGAATAACTCTGATGTTTTGGCCACAGAAAACACCTTTGATCCTTACAGAGTTCGTGGAAAGTTAAGTTGGGAAGACATCGGCACTTACGGATTGGCGATGGAAGTTTCTTGGATGTCAGTTGGGAAACAACAAATAGATTATGCTTCAGGGGCATTAAGAAGGTTCAG AAGTTTGGTGGAGCAACTGGCTAAAGTGAACCCTATCCACTTAAGCTGCAATGAGAAGCTTGCATTTTGGATCAACTTATATAATGCGCTTATAATGCAT GCTTACTTAGCATATGGAGTTCCAAAAAGTGACTTGAAACTTTTCTCTTTGATGCAAAAG GCAGCATACACAGTTGGGGGCAATTCTTTCAGTGCCGCTGCAATCGAGTACGTCATTCTGAAGATGAAGCCGCCAATGCACAGGCCACAAATA GCTTTGCTTCTTGCCCTCCAAAAGCTCAAAGTTTTGGACGAGCAACGGAAGTCTGGTATTGACACGTGTGAACCCCTTGTAGCTTTTGCTCTTAGCTCCGGAATGTATTCATCACCTGCG GTAAGGATCTACACAGCAAAGAATATAAGAGAAGAGCTTCTAGAAGCACAACGTGATTTCATTCGAGCATCAGTTGGGGTTAGTTCGAAAGGGAAGCTATTGGTGCCGAAAATGTTGCATTGCTACGCTAAAGGCTTTGTGGACGACTCAAACCTGGCAGTATGGATATCGCATTATCTTCCAGCCAATCAAGCTGCATTTGTTGAGCAATGCAT